A DNA window from Trueperaceae bacterium contains the following coding sequences:
- a CDS encoding 50S ribosomal protein L29, with protein sequence MKPNEVRNFDNDEILNEVNKRREELRELRFQAAVGQLSNPRRIRMARREIARLLTIGSERVGVQE encoded by the coding sequence ATGAAGCCCAATGAAGTTCGTAATTTCGATAACGACGAAATCTTGAATGAAGTGAATAAACGTCGGGAAGAGTTACGTGAACTGCGTTTTCAGGCTGCAGTTGGACAGTTAAGTAATCCCCGTCGCATCCGCATGGCACGGCGCGAAATAGCGAGATTGCTGACGATAGGTAGCGAGAGGGTAGGAGTTCAGGAATGA
- a CDS encoding 50S ribosomal protein L16: MLLPKRVKYRKQMRGRMKGATKGGDYVAFGDYGLVALEPAWIKSNQIEACRITMSRYFQRGGKIYIRIFPDKPVTRKPQEVRMGKGKGAVEYWVSVVKPGRILFEVSNVTEEQAREAFRLASHKLPIRTRVVRREAYDEAQ, from the coding sequence GTGTTGCTTCCCAAGCGAGTTAAGTACCGCAAACAGATGCGCGGGCGCATGAAGGGTGCTACCAAGGGCGGGGACTACGTGGCTTTTGGTGATTACGGACTTGTGGCTCTTGAACCCGCTTGGATTAAGTCAAATCAGATTGAAGCGTGTCGAATAACAATGAGTCGCTACTTCCAACGTGGCGGGAAGATTTATATTCGGATTTTCCCCGACAAGCCCGTAACGAGAAAGCCTCAAGAGGTCCGGATGGGTAAGGGTAAAGGTGCTGTGGAGTACTGGGTGAGTGTCGTTAAACCTGGGCGAATATTATTTGAAGTCTCTAACGTAACCGAAGAACAGGCTCGGGAGGCATTTCGGCTTGCCAGTCATAAGCTTCCAATTCGAACACGAGTAGTTAGACGGGAGGCCTATGATGAAGCCCAATGA
- a CDS encoding 30S ribosomal protein S3 has protein sequence MGNKINPIGFRLGVNKEPSARWYANSKAYPTLLAEDELVRNAIFKDVGHAGIARIEIERAAHNITVTIHTAKPGVVIGRGGEAIKALRSVLDQQIDGTVAVNVQEVPNPNTSGPLVAQRISEQLVRRFAFRRVMKQAVQRTMESGALGVKIRCSGRLGGTEQARSEWYSEGRVPLQTLRANIDYGTAEAKTTYGIVGIKAWVFHGEIVGERTRKAAVLPREKRDERRRRRPQARRRGRRTDRPRAREDR, from the coding sequence GTGGGTAACAAGATAAACCCCATCGGGTTTCGTTTAGGGGTTAATAAGGAACCTTCTGCCAGATGGTATGCCAATAGTAAGGCTTACCCTACCCTTTTGGCAGAGGATGAGTTAGTTCGCAACGCTATTTTCAAGGACGTTGGGCACGCTGGTATTGCACGAATTGAGATAGAGCGTGCTGCCCATAATATTACTGTCACCATACACACAGCTAAACCTGGAGTCGTAATTGGGCGAGGCGGGGAGGCAATTAAGGCGTTGCGCAGTGTCCTGGACCAGCAGATTGACGGGACTGTAGCTGTAAACGTCCAAGAAGTGCCCAATCCCAACACCAGTGGTCCACTCGTGGCGCAGCGCATTTCAGAGCAACTTGTGCGCCGATTCGCTTTTCGAAGGGTTATGAAGCAGGCAGTTCAACGCACAATGGAGTCAGGTGCCTTAGGTGTAAAGATTAGGTGCTCAGGACGTTTGGGTGGAACAGAACAGGCCAGGTCTGAATGGTATTCAGAAGGACGCGTACCTTTGCAAACCCTACGAGCTAATATCGATTACGGCACTGCTGAAGCAAAGACTACCTATGGGATTGTGGGTATTAAAGCTTGGGTATTCCATGGAGAAATTGTGGGCGAGCGTACTCGTAAGGCTGCTGTATTGCCTAGAGAGAAGCGTGATGAGCGCCGTCGGCGGCGACCACAAGCTCGACGGCGTGGGCGCCGCACTGACCGGCCCCGGGCTCGGGAGGATCGGTAG
- a CDS encoding 50S ribosomal protein L22 — protein MEAKATLGTLRVTPQKTRLVADLIRGRNIVQAEDILTFTNWRSAKPMLKLLLSAKANAVNNHDMFEENLFVSAVEVGDGPTLKRFLPRARGRADLLRKRTCNVTITLGEREERRG, from the coding sequence GTGGAAGCTAAAGCTACTCTCGGTACACTCCGTGTTACCCCACAAAAGACCAGACTCGTTGCTGACTTGATTAGGGGTAGAAATATAGTTCAGGCGGAGGATATTCTCACCTTCACTAATTGGCGTTCTGCAAAGCCAATGTTAAAACTTCTGCTTAGCGCCAAGGCTAACGCTGTGAATAATCACGACATGTTTGAGGAAAACCTTTTTGTTTCTGCGGTTGAGGTCGGCGACGGCCCCACGTTAAAAAGATTTCTGCCCCGCGCTCGAGGTCGTGCTGATTTACTAAGAAAGAGGACCTGTAACGTCACAATCACCCTTGGAGAACGGGAGGAACGCCGTGGGTAA